A single Tachypleus tridentatus isolate NWPU-2018 chromosome 9, ASM421037v1, whole genome shotgun sequence DNA region contains:
- the LOC143227145 gene encoding achaete-scute homolog 1-like, producing MEHSRNEGNYEMFGLMPITSVHFGNQLTGSRSASRGLSEVDTLPARWSSVHEYSYCSSHNRPSVMARRNERERNRVRLVNRGFATLRQHVPGGATKKKMSKVETLRSAVEYIKRLQQLLTEDDENHTSPNIKHEAETMSVFHGYHEMQSPAPSIVSSFFPSSSTSSPTSDEIVVSSKAECSLIRSPVSDLSSPRTLTDYVNLDGDELLDMAWL from the coding sequence ATGGAGCACTCTAGAAACGAAGGGAATTACGAAATGTTTGGACTAATGCCGATCACTAGTGTCCACTTTGGTAATCAGTTAACAGGTTCTCGATCCGCCTCTCGAGGCTTGTCTGAAGTGGATACGTTACCAGCACGTTGGTCTTCAGTGCACGAATATAGTTACTGTTCATCACACAATCGCCCGAGCGTTATGGCAAGGAGAAACGAGCGCGAGCGAAACCGCGTGCGCCTCGTGAACCGAGGATTTGCAACGCTACGCCAGCACGTGCCCGGTGGCGCTACAAAGAAGAAAATGAGTAAAGTGGAAACGCTACGCTCAGCGGTGGAGTACATTAAACGACTACAGCAACTTCTCACGGAAGACGACGAAAATCACACTTCTCCAAATATTAAACACGAAGCGGAGACAATGTCTGTATTTCATGGCTACCACGAAATGCAGTCTCCGGCACCGAGCATTGTGAGTTCGTTCTTTCCATCTTCATCGACGTCATCGCCCACGTCTGACGAAATTGTTGTTTCCTCTAAAGCCGAATGTTCGTTGATTAGATCCCCCGTCTCTGATTTATCTTCTCCACGAACTTTAACAGACTATGTAAACTTAGATGGGGATGAACTATTGGACATGGCATGGTTATAG